The DNA region CCAAAATGGAGCACCAAACAACCAACCAGCATATAACATGGCTGTGACAAAACCGGCTTCGTCATTGGGAATACCAACCACAGCTTCGATAAATTCTTTACCCCATAGATCTCCAAAAACCGTGGTTGGCATGTACAATAAACCACCAACTATGCCAAGCAACCAGGTCTGAGGATTTTTTACCACCTCCAGAAGGCCAGTGAGAAAATTTTTATCGGAAAATTCCTCAAAATGAGCTTCTTTTCTTTTCTGTTCCCATATGGGAGTTTTTGGAACAAATAGGATTAGGATAATAGTAGAAATTATGCCAAAAATGGCCGAATAGATCCAACAGGTCTGCCAGCCCACACTGGACACAAAATCAGGAATTACCTTCAGGGCTAATATGGCACCAATAAAACCAATGGCTGTGGTTAGCCCCGAGACCAATGACAGCTTTTCCTTATGAATCCATACGGTGGCCAGGTACATGACGCCTATGAAACCAAAGCCAGAACCAAAGCCCATAAAAAATCTGGCAATGGCAAAAATCGCAACAGAATTAATTGGCAGCAAAACCATGGAACAACCAATGGTTACGATTAGACTTGCATAGGCCATAACTGCTCTGCCACCTAATCTGTCTAACATTACACCCGCCACTAACTGTACCGGAGCATAGACATAATAGTATATGCTAGATGCTGTGCCGAAAATACCAGCACTTACTTCATAATGAGACTGCATCTCTTGTAACATCGCTCCCGGAGCAACCCTTACGAACAGCTCATAAAAATAAAAGAAAACTGCCGCTAACCATACAAACCATGCCATTAATTGACAAGAATCTTTTGCTTTTTCTATTTCATGCATTTATATCTAGGGCAAACTACTGGGTGCCATCGGCTGAGCAAGTAAATTTTTCCATATTTTTACAATAAATTCTGATTATCCCAACATCTTTCGGTGGCCATTAAAAATATTTCCTCTAGTGAAAGCTTTTTTTCAACCATTTCAAGCAATTTCCATTCGGTATAACGTACGATCTTTTCTCTGATATCCAACGGCTCAGCATCGCCATCGATGATAATACTAAATTCATGGATATTTAAATCTATATCCGAATTTATCTCAGAAAATACACAGCCATGGACACTGTGTTTAAATTTATCGATGATGCTGATGTCACAGAGAACTTTAACCTCCATCGATCTATGGCGAATAAATCTATTTCTCAGCTCAGAAATACTTCCATTGGCAACTAAATTACCATGATTGATTATGATTATACGATCACAAAGAGCATCAATTTCGGAAAGTATATGACTCGAGATCAGCATGGTTTTTTTTCCACGAAAGGTTTCGATGAGATCTCTGAAAATTATCATCTGATGGGGATCTAGACCTATGGTGGGCTCATCCAATAGAATCAGATCTGGATCACCCAAAAAGGCATCAGTTATACCAATCCTTTGCCTATAACCTTTTGATAACGTACCTATTATGCGATAACGAGCTTTTCTAAAAATATCCGTCATGCGCATCAACTTTTCCACATGTAATCGGACTAATTTTTTGGGAATTCCTTTCAATGTGGCCCGTAATCTGAGAAATTCTCCCACTCGCAATTTTTCAGGCAAGGGATTTTTTTCCGGCATAAACCCAATATGTTTTCTAATTAGGTGGGAATCATAGGCCACCGAATTTCCACAAACTTCCACATTTCCACTGGTGGCATCCAATAACCCAACTATTATATTAAGTGCCGTTGATTTGCCTGCCCCATTGGGCCCAAGCAATCCGACCACTTCACCCTTTTCCACTGAAAATGAAACATCATCTATTACGGTTATGCCATGGTATTTTTTTGTCAATTGATCAACTTTCAATATGGGGTTAGACAGCATAATCATAAATCACCCATGGCTATTCACCCATAATCCTGTCCGGCTCGATGTAATTTTTAACATAATCGGCCACCGCATCACCCAATGAAGTTATGGTCTTGGCATAGCCAAGCCTTCGGAGCTTTCCCAGATCCGCCTTGGTATAATATTGATATATATCGATCAGATGTTCTGGCATAGCCACAAAATCTATATTCACTGGCCGACCAAGAGCCTCGAATACCGGCGTAACTAATTCAATCCAGCTATGGGCTTTGCCGGAACCCACATTGAATAGCCCACCAGTGGACCTGCCATCCATTGATGAATCCACCATGGCCAGAAATATGGTGATATCCACCGCATCCTTTACATAGATAAAATCTCTGAGTTGTTCACCGTCTTTGTAATCCGGCCTATGACTCTTGAATAATTTTACCACGCCATCGCCGATGATCTGATCATAGGCTTTGCGAACCATACTAATCATGGTTCCTTTGTGGTTTTCATTGGGGCCAAAAACATTAAAATACTTTAAGCCGTAGATCTTATCTAAAAATCCATGGCCTTTGGCATAACAATCAAATAAGTGTTTCGAATAACCATACATGTTCAACGGCCGAAGATCATAGAGATGCTCATCATCATCAGACATTCCTCGGCTTCCATTGCCATAGGTTGCTGCCGATGAGGCATATACAAATCTGCAGTCACGGGCCATAGCGAACTTTGCCAATGCCTTTGTATATTCGAAATTATTTTTAATAAGATAATCACAATCTGATTCCGTTGTGATCGCACAGGCCCCAAGGTGAAATATGGTCTCAATATCCTTTAAAACCATATCATTGGAAGATATACGACTTAGCAATTCATCGGCATCAATATAATCATCGAAGCGCAATGGGATCATATTCCTAAATCTATAATCTTTTCCCAGTCGATCACAGATCAATAGGTTTTCAAGTCCTCGACTATTCAACTCTCTCACCAATGCACTGCCTATAAAACCAGCGCCACCGGTTACTAATATTTTACCCTTGGAAAGATCTCTCATAGTATCTGCTTTTTCAAATTCTGGTTATCGTAAAGATGTTTATATATGGAAGCTTTTGTATTTAATAATTCATCCGGCGTGCCCATTTCAGCCACTTTACCGTCGCTTAGCACGATCACCTGATCGACCATGGACATCATGCTAAATCTATGGGAAATTATTATTACTGTCCGATTTTTAACCAATTCTTTTATGGCTTTGTAAATTTTGTGTTCGCTATCCGAATCCAATGCCGAAGTGGCTTCATCCAGGATCAATATCTGTGAATCTCTCAAAAATGCCCGAGCCAATGCTAACCTCTGCTTTTGGCCACCGGATAAAAAGCTACCATCTTCGCCTATGACCGTATCGTAACCATTTTCTAGTTTTTCGATAAAATCATTGGCAAAGGCCTTTTTGGCGGCCACAATGACATCGTCACGGCTGGCAGATAAATTCCCCCAGATTACATTATTAAATACCGTGTCGTTTACCAATACAGGTTCCTGTGGCACAATGGCTATGTTTCTTCGTAGGTCTTTCAGAGCCATATTCTTAACATCTATGCCATCGATGCTAACTGATCCTGAATTCACATCATAAAACCTCATAATTAGATTTGCCAGCGTGGATTTTCCAATGCCGCTGTGTCCGGCAACGGCATAAATTTTTTCACTATCCATATGCAAATTCATGCCATTGAAAACATTTTTTTCATTGTCATAGGAAAACTTCACGTTATCGAACCTGATAAATCCTTTTAGCCGCGAAACTTTGGCTGGTATAACTGGATCTTTTATGGGTTCCGGCTCATTTAATATATTTTCTATCCTATCTATGCCTGCCATGGCCTCCTGAATTTTACCATTTAGCCATCCAATCCTTTTTATTGGCTCATAGCTAATATATAATGCGCCACACAA from Puniceicoccales bacterium includes:
- the rfaD gene encoding ADP-glyceromanno-heptose 6-epimerase, coding for MRDLSKGKILVTGGAGFIGSALVRELNSRGLENLLICDRLGKDYRFRNMIPLRFDDYIDADELLSRISSNDMVLKDIETIFHLGACAITTESDCDYLIKNNFEYTKALAKFAMARDCRFVYASSAATYGNGSRGMSDDDEHLYDLRPLNMYGYSKHLFDCYAKGHGFLDKIYGLKYFNVFGPNENHKGTMISMVRKAYDQIIGDGVVKLFKSHRPDYKDGEQLRDFIYVKDAVDITIFLAMVDSSMDGRSTGGLFNVGSGKAHSWIELVTPVFEALGRPVNIDFVAMPEHLIDIYQYYTKADLGKLRRLGYAKTITSLGDAVADYVKNYIEPDRIMGE
- a CDS encoding ABC transporter ATP-binding protein/permease encodes the protein MSNNNSNYGINRIFKYLKYLKGAEAEVFMALLFGATTGIASGLGIPVVIKAASNKVFNQDDVSSSIIALFCTLPFIVMTIRGISSIISSYFIAFCGQKIVQEIRVLIFKKMQRLPLAYFYHVPPSDLISRSINSTTIIQNTLMEISHDLIKQPVTLIGAVGFLVYLCFHQSALTILMLFMMILPMIILPIRQFGRKLRDKSGKMQNETAKIINNLNHNLAAIKEIRAFCLESYSTSKYRLACHNFSDAFLKVVKYNILVSPVVEIIASVGVGIAMFYLYEKGIKADVFLSLCGALYISYEPIKRIGWLNGKIQEAMAGIDRIENILNEPEPIKDPVIPAKVSRLKGFIRFDNVKFSYDNEKNVFNGMNLHMDSEKIYAVAGHSGIGKSTLANLIMRFYDVNSGSVSIDGIDVKNMALKDLRRNIAIVPQEPVLVNDTVFNNVIWGNLSASRDDVIVAAKKAFANDFIEKLENGYDTVIGEDGSFLSGGQKQRLALARAFLRDSQILILDEATSALDSDSEHKIYKAIKELVKNRTVIIISHRFSMMSMVDQVIVLSDGKVAEMGTPDELLNTKASIYKHLYDNQNLKKQIL
- a CDS encoding ABC transporter ATP-binding protein, producing the protein MIMLSNPILKVDQLTKKYHGITVIDDVSFSVEKGEVVGLLGPNGAGKSTALNIIVGLLDATSGNVEVCGNSVAYDSHLIRKHIGFMPEKNPLPEKLRVGEFLRLRATLKGIPKKLVRLHVEKLMRMTDIFRKARYRIIGTLSKGYRQRIGITDAFLGDPDLILLDEPTIGLDPHQMIIFRDLIETFRGKKTMLISSHILSEIDALCDRIIIINHGNLVANGSISELRNRFIRHRSMEVKVLCDISIIDKFKHSVHGCVFSEINSDIDLNIHEFSIIIDGDAEPLDIREKIVRYTEWKLLEMVEKKLSLEEIFLMATERCWDNQNLL
- a CDS encoding MFS transporter — protein: MAWFVWLAAVFFYFYELFVRVAPGAMLQEMQSHYEVSAGIFGTASSIYYYVYAPVQLVAGVMLDRLGGRAVMAYASLIVTIGCSMVLLPINSVAIFAIARFFMGFGSGFGFIGVMYLATVWIHKEKLSLVSGLTTAIGFIGAILALKVIPDFVSSVGWQTCWIYSAIFGIISTIILILFVPKTPIWEQKRKEAHFEEFSDKNFLTGLLEVVKNPQTWLLGIVGGLLYMPTTVFGDLWGKEFIEAVVGIPNDEAGFVTAMLYAGWLFGAPFWGFLSDKTGLKKSLLMVSTILCPLFMAIILLLNHISLWEIRILLFITGFVSAPQVICFVASLEINPKYASGSAIAVVNMIVTFVGGLLQPLVGYILDMLNSAKPTAMDFRVAMSVMPIMVICGFFIALFIKPKQGRK